A region from the Hemitrygon akajei unplaced genomic scaffold, sHemAka1.3 Scf000082, whole genome shotgun sequence genome encodes:
- the LOC140722657 gene encoding NACHT, LRR and PYD domains-containing protein 3-like, which produces MDRGRALKRVGKVLKRCLQGGSSGKADRDTGSKVPKQGQIESDVPECSTAAAEVEQMQPRDTNPDPGTSTSEATACQPRVSDIRDTDQDPGTSTSEATACQPRDSDVRDTEQDPGTSTSEATACQPGSSLNTELSSPQHGAEPELTIPDLLAEGEGYRLYQLTKFYRDRLKQAIEEKVERLGWMLTKEGHFSREENEKVTELTEKGNRTESSRLFLSLVMGKGSRARRAMWESFVTWRTELPKLDRILREIQELGPDPQEYMNITQGLSELPTQLIDVQQKHKETLRAQTETLRVNTILMREKVKVFQLVDRYAELTVISSVRNRRLVEHELLARGRDHEEWRQKHLRGEMEKIRTDQLLQSSFSRGKSKSGSSASVAGVPGIGKTTMVQKIVYDWATGKIYQQFQFVFSFKFRDLNSINCRINLRELILDQYPYFGNILREVWKNPEGLLFIFDGLDEFKHRIDFADSRRDTEPKHQCPDPEWWCEVSDIVYSLIQGKLLPGCSVLVTTRPTALHLLEKADISVWTEILGFVGEERKEYFIRHFEDQTVAEAVFNYVKENEILYTMSYNPSYCWILALALGPFFTQRVRDPQRVPKTITQLYSYYIYNILKNHGRQIENPRDVLLSVGQMAFRGVSQRKIVFTDGDLINYNLQPSQFLSGFLMELLEREDSAGCVVYTFPHLTIQEFVAAVAQFLIPHPRDILKFLTEAHNTSVGRFEVFLRFVAGLSSSMTAQGLEEFLGPFPHETTGRVIKWVKEEVQRQIGNTGSGAGKKSLLNTLHYLFESQNRGLAQATLGSVETLSFSEMPLTPIDCVVLSHVIGLCDTIKQLDFWNCRIHFEGIQRLGPGLHKCQELRLGGNDLGDSGVKLVSEALRNPECKIQKLRLNDVGLTGSGAEDLASTLSANCTLTELNLSINKLGDSGVKLMSEALGNPECKIQKLWLWKVGLTDSGAEDLVSALSTNQSLTELDLRLNSLTDRSVPAFRRLILTVPSLAYIELWRNHFSETGEMELKSLQELRPGLTLNL; this is translated from the exons ATGGACAGAG GTAGGGCATTGAAACGAGTAGGGAAAGTACTGAAGAGGTGTTTACAAGGCGGATCATCGGGGAAAGCTGATCGGGACACAGGAAGCAAGGTACcgaagcagggtcagattgagagcgaTGTCCCAGAATGCAGTACGGCCGCAGCGGAAGTGGAGCAAATGCAGCCCAGAGACACCAATccggaccctggaaccagcacaagtgaggcgactgcctgtcagcccagagtcAGTGACATCAGAGACactgatcaggaccctggaaccagcacaagtgaggcaactgcctgtcagcccagagacagtgacgtcagagacactgagcaggaccctggaaccagcacaagtgaggcgactgcctgtcagcccggAAGTTCATTGAACACGGAATTGTCAAGTCCCCAACACGGAGCCg agccagAGTTGACAATCCCTGACCTCTTAGCAGAGGGGGAGGgatatcgactgtaccaactgacaaagttctatagagacagactcaaacaagcaattgaagaaaaggttgaaagactcggttggatgttgacaaaggagggacatttcagtagagaagaaaatgag aaagtcactgaactgacagagaagggaaaccggacagagagttccagactcttcctcagtttggtgatgggcaaaggctcccgggcccggagggcgatgtgggaatcctttgtgacatggaggactgagttaccgaagttggacagaattctgagggaaatacaggaactcg gtcctgatccacaggaatacatgaacatcacccaaggtttatctgaattacccactcagctgatag atgttcaacagaaacacaaggagactctgcgggcacaaactgaaacactgagagtgaacacgatcctgatgagggagaaggtgaaggttttccagctggttgatcgatacgctgagctcacggtcatttcttcTGTTCGaaatcggagactggtggaacatgagctgctggcaagaggcagagaccacgaggagtggagacagaaacatctcCGCGGAGAGatggaaaaaatccggactgatcagttactccagagcagcttttcccggggtaaatccaaatctgggagttcagcatcagtggccggagtcccggggatcgggaaaacaacaatggtacaaaagattgtttatgactgggccacggggaaaatataccaacagttccagtttgtcttcagtttcaaattccgtgATTTAAACAGTATTAACTGTcgaataaacctgagggaactgattctggatcagtatccctactttgggaatatcctgagagaggtctggaagaacccagagggattgctgtttatattcgatggtttggatgaattcaaacacagaatcgattttgcggacagtcggagagatacagaacccaagcaccagtgcccagatcccgagtggtggtgtgaagtgtctgacattgtgtacagtttaatccagggcaagctgctcccagggtgttcagtgctggttaccacccgccccactgcgttacatttattggaaaaggcggaTATCAGTGTCTggactgaaatcctgggatttgttggtgaggaacggaaggaatatttcatcagacattttgaagatcagacggtggcggaagctgttttcaattatgtgaaggagaacgaaatcctgtacaccatgagctacaacccttcctactgctggatcctcgctctggcactgggccccttcttcacacaaagagtcagagacccgcagcgagttcccaagacaatcacccaactgtactcctactatatttacaacatcctgaaaaaccacggccgtcagattgagaacccccgtgatgtgttactcagtgttggtcagatggccttcagaggagtgtcccagaggaagattgtgtttacagatggagatttgatcaactacaatctgcagccttcccagttcctgtccgggttcctgatggagcttttggagagagaggattctgccggttgtgtggtgtacacattcccacacctcactatccaagagtttgtagctgcagtcgcacaattcctgattCCACATCCCAGGGATatactgaaattcctcactgaagcccacaacacgtcagttgggcgatttgaggtatttctccgttttgttgctggtctctcctcctcAATGACAGCTcagggcctggaggagtttctgggtccatttcctcatgaaacaaccgGCCGGGTGATTaagtgggtgaaggaggaggttcaACGCCAGATTGGAAACACAGGGAGTGGAGCTGGTAAaaagagcctcctgaacacattgcactacctgtttgagtctcagaatcgtggcctggctcaggccacactgggatctgtggaaacactttcattcagtgaaatgccactgaccccgattgactgcgtaGTCTTGTcccatgtcatcggactctgtgatacaatcaAACAGCTCGATTTTTGGAACTGCCGCATTCACTTTGAAGGAAtacagcggctgggacccgggctacacaagtgccaggagttgag ACTCGGGgggaatgacctgggagattcaggagtgaaactggtgtctgaggctctgaggaacccggagtgtaaaatacagaaactgcg gctGAACGATGTTGGCCTCACAggttctggtgccgaggatctcgcctccactCTCAGTGCAAACTGTACACTTACAGAGCTGAACCTGAGTattaataaactgggagattcaggagtgaaactgatgTCTGAGGCTCTTggaaacccggagtgtaaaatacagaaactgtg gctgtggaaAGTTGGTCTCacggattctggtgccgaggatcttgtctcggctctcagtacaaaccaatcactgacggagctggacttgAGATTAAACTCGCTTACGGACCGATCTGTCCCTGCTTTCCGTCGCCTAATACTGACCGTCCCAAGTCTGGCCTATATTGA GCTGTGGAGAAATCACTTCAGTGAGACTGGGGAGATGGAACTGAAGTCTTTGCAGGAACTCAGACCTGGActgacattgaacctgtga